The following coding sequences are from one Pseudonocardia sp. HH130630-07 window:
- a CDS encoding WXG100 family type VII secretion target: MSKIVYKYDELSNVDVVCRNLVNETNDAVKALRDQMNNLVGNGGWEGDTANSYDAKVTELGSKLNDYGSQLELVDNKFVKGNEDMQETDKRGGGKVGGV, from the coding sequence ATGTCAAAGATCGTCTACAAGTACGATGAGCTCAGCAACGTCGACGTAGTGTGCAGGAATCTCGTGAACGAGACGAATGACGCCGTCAAGGCGCTTCGCGACCAGATGAATAATCTGGTGGGCAACGGCGGCTGGGAAGGCGACACGGCAAACTCCTATGACGCGAAGGTCACTGAACTCGGGTCGAAGCTGAATGATTACGGCAGCCAGCTGGAGCTGGTCGACAACAAGTTCGTGAAGGGCAATGAGGACATGCAGGAAACCGACAAGCGTGGAGGCGGTAAGGTTGGCGGCGTATAG
- a CDS encoding HARBI1 family protein, with the protein MLSRLLAEERLRRGTRRGRRALDCDRHAVLVLRWFLDATRVAQLATDNQLSLSSTYRYLHEGIDVLAAAAPGLPGALLAARTAGHTHVHLDGTVIHTDRSRTPGPTPGVDLWWSGKHHVHGGNVQVLTAPDGWPLWTSPVRPGREHDTTCARGHPGLLDAIEDWTDDTHVVLADLGYDGENTRLTCPFKTPTGSGLSEDKRTVNTLHSAVRAVAERGNSLLKTTFKALRRVSFCPWRIGAITAAALVLLHVEHDRTT; encoded by the coding sequence ATGTTGTCGCGACTGTTGGCCGAGGAACGCCTCCGGCGCGGGACCCGGCGCGGGCGCCGCGCGCTGGACTGTGACCGCCACGCGGTGCTGGTGCTGCGCTGGTTCCTCGACGCCACCCGGGTCGCCCAGCTCGCCACCGACAACCAACTGAGCCTGTCGAGTACCTACCGCTACCTGCACGAAGGCATCGACGTTCTGGCCGCCGCCGCGCCTGGACTGCCCGGCGCGCTGCTCGCGGCCCGCACCGCCGGGCACACCCACGTTCACCTCGACGGCACCGTGATCCACACTGACCGCTCCCGCACTCCCGGACCGACCCCGGGAGTGGATCTGTGGTGGTCGGGCAAGCACCACGTCCACGGCGGGAACGTTCAGGTCCTCACCGCGCCTGACGGGTGGCCGTTGTGGACATCCCCGGTGCGCCCGGGCCGCGAGCACGACACCACCTGCGCCCGCGGCCACCCCGGCCTGCTCGACGCGATCGAGGACTGGACCGACGACACCCACGTCGTGCTCGCCGACCTCGGCTACGACGGTGAGAACACCCGCCTGACCTGCCCGTTCAAGACCCCCACCGGCAGTGGGCTGTCGGAGGACAAGCGCACCGTCAACACGCTGCACTCCGCCGTCAGGGCTGTGGCCGAACGCGGGAACTCCCTGCTCAAGACCACCTTCAAGGCGCTGCGTCGGGTCAGCTTCTGCCCCTGGCGGATCGGCGCGATCACCGCCGCCGCGCTCGTTCTCCTCCACGTCGAGCACGACCGAACCACATGA
- the eccCa gene encoding type VII secretion protein EccCa: protein MLFARRSRRQKPPAPEEDIELQEPPAIPEDTGGGLSSILMYAPMGLGALAMMMMFLRPGSGTLSYIGGGLMVLSVAGMMFAQLLRRAVEHKQKLHGHRRDYIRYLGQLRRRVRKGLLAQQHAARWTHPDPRSLWSIALGYRLWERRPSHDDFSEARIGVGAQRSALRLVTPDTKPIEDLEPLAAHALRRFLRAYSTLPNAPIAIYLRGFARIQLRAAPDDAPTGFNPTADDPGTADPGLLDGRERSLTSDEDSAEQPPAATLGRLAQAPVREGVTATAPDQEDGTDEPGAVPGPDPVLGAVRALLAQVATAHAPGDVRLVIAASADRRARWDWCKWLPHHLDPDVRDGAGELRLVTDSLPGAEDLLGGTAFAGRPGFEVGSPVTATEPLVILVLDGVAVSDDHRVAGESYRNTIVIDVAGSMSWAARADTLYLEIGPEQASTVTFDRLGKPHNRALCRPDQLGEASAAALARTMSRYRIGTATANSDEPLVSDYDLAALLGVGDVRTFDPVRYRTERRSARRRLRVPIGIAGAGGPLELDLKESAEDGMGPHGMCVGATGSGKSELLRTLVLALATTHSSEDLNFVLVDFKGGAAFLGFDRLPHTSAVITNLVDELELVDRMKDALTGELTRRQEHLRAAGNYASRRDYEAARAAGTPLEPMPALFVVVDEFSEMLTSKPEFIDVFAMIGRLGRSLGVHMLLASQRLDEGRISKVETHLSYRIGLRTFSPGESRSVIGVPDAYELPSSPGNGYLRPDTQTLVRFKGAYSSAPYRPARRRTARTEVEQQVIAFHSDYVEPPQTPEPEPDPEPEPEIAERTQAMIDVLIERLEGIGPRAHQVWLPPLKLAPTLDQLLPPLVDHPQLGLRPVGGLGTGALSVPVGLVDLPDQQRRDLLLADLAGPRGNVAVVGGPQSGKSTLLRTLIAGLALTHSAREVQFYCLDFGGTLSSLSSLPHVGSVGGRLDRDRVTRTVLETTNLLARREALFASNGIDSMATYRRARAAGRFHDEDPYGDVFLVVDGWYTIRQDFETLEDRFSEIAARGLSFGVHLLVASSRWAEMRPWLRDVLGTRYELRLGDPSDSEVNGRFAATVPQRPGRGITPDRLHFLTALPRIDGDQRTSDLADATTDLADALAVPDAPTAPAVRLLPMKLSPANLPAPTAPTSTAEMRMPLGIEDVELGVQWLDFDASPHLMVFGDAETGKTSLMRHIARSVVAHHAPDEAKVLFGDVRRELYDAVPEDNRLDYAVGNEALTAAVASAAGSLAKRVPGSEIPPSRLPLRDWWTGVRLYIIIDDLELVEGGGMGGGPLDPLLPLIAQGADIGLHLIVARSTSGANRSMMNSVMRRMWELGTPGVLFSCPRDEGAFLGNVKPRTLPTGRAQFINRRRGVRLVQTPLQAGG from the coding sequence ATGTTGTTCGCCCGACGGTCACGCCGGCAGAAGCCGCCGGCCCCGGAGGAGGACATCGAGCTCCAGGAGCCACCCGCCATTCCGGAGGACACCGGCGGCGGGCTCAGTTCGATCCTGATGTACGCGCCGATGGGCCTCGGCGCGCTCGCCATGATGATGATGTTCCTGCGCCCGGGCTCCGGTACCCTGTCCTATATCGGCGGCGGCCTGATGGTGCTGTCGGTGGCGGGCATGATGTTCGCTCAGCTCCTGCGCCGTGCCGTCGAGCACAAGCAGAAGCTGCACGGCCACCGGCGGGACTACATCCGCTACCTCGGCCAGCTCCGGCGCCGGGTGCGCAAGGGCCTGCTCGCCCAGCAGCACGCTGCCCGTTGGACCCATCCGGACCCGCGTTCGCTGTGGTCGATCGCACTCGGTTACCGGCTGTGGGAACGCCGGCCGTCGCACGACGACTTCAGCGAGGCCCGGATCGGGGTCGGTGCGCAGCGTTCGGCGCTGCGCTTGGTCACTCCGGACACCAAGCCGATCGAGGACCTCGAGCCGCTGGCCGCGCACGCGCTTCGCCGGTTCCTGCGGGCCTACTCGACGCTGCCGAACGCGCCGATCGCGATCTACCTTCGGGGCTTCGCCCGCATCCAGCTGCGCGCTGCGCCGGACGACGCCCCGACGGGGTTCAACCCCACCGCCGACGACCCGGGCACCGCCGATCCCGGCCTCCTGGACGGTCGGGAAAGGTCGTTGACTTCCGATGAGGACAGTGCAGAACAGCCGCCGGCGGCCACGCTCGGCCGCCTGGCGCAGGCCCCGGTCCGCGAAGGCGTGACCGCCACGGCGCCTGACCAGGAGGACGGCACGGACGAGCCGGGGGCCGTCCCCGGCCCGGACCCGGTGCTCGGTGCCGTCCGCGCGCTCCTGGCCCAGGTTGCGACCGCACACGCCCCCGGTGACGTCCGCCTCGTCATCGCCGCCTCCGCCGACCGGCGTGCCCGGTGGGACTGGTGCAAGTGGCTGCCTCACCATCTCGATCCCGACGTCCGTGACGGTGCGGGTGAGCTCCGCCTGGTCACGGACTCCCTCCCCGGCGCTGAGGACCTGCTCGGCGGTACCGCCTTCGCCGGGCGCCCCGGGTTCGAGGTCGGGAGCCCGGTGACGGCGACCGAGCCGCTGGTTATCCTAGTGCTCGACGGCGTAGCCGTGTCCGATGACCACCGCGTCGCGGGCGAGAGCTACCGGAACACGATCGTGATCGATGTCGCCGGGTCGATGTCCTGGGCAGCCCGCGCCGACACGCTCTACCTGGAGATCGGCCCGGAGCAGGCGAGCACGGTGACCTTCGACCGGCTCGGCAAGCCGCACAACCGGGCGTTGTGCCGTCCCGACCAGCTCGGGGAGGCGTCCGCGGCGGCGCTGGCCAGGACGATGTCGCGCTACCGGATCGGCACCGCCACGGCGAACAGCGACGAGCCGCTGGTGTCCGACTACGACCTCGCCGCGCTGCTGGGCGTCGGCGACGTGCGGACCTTCGACCCGGTCCGCTACCGCACGGAGCGTCGCTCGGCGCGGCGCCGGCTGCGGGTGCCGATCGGGATCGCCGGGGCGGGCGGCCCGCTGGAGCTGGATCTGAAGGAGTCCGCCGAGGACGGCATGGGCCCGCACGGCATGTGTGTCGGTGCGACCGGTTCGGGCAAGAGCGAGCTGCTGCGGACGCTGGTGCTCGCGCTGGCCACAACGCACTCGTCGGAGGACCTGAACTTCGTCCTCGTCGACTTCAAGGGTGGTGCGGCGTTCCTCGGCTTCGACCGGTTGCCGCACACCTCGGCGGTCATCACGAACCTGGTCGACGAGCTGGAGCTCGTCGACCGGATGAAGGACGCGCTGACCGGTGAGCTGACCCGGCGCCAGGAGCACCTGCGGGCGGCCGGCAACTACGCCTCGCGCCGCGACTACGAGGCGGCCCGGGCCGCGGGAACCCCCCTGGAACCGATGCCGGCGTTGTTCGTCGTTGTCGACGAGTTCTCCGAGATGTTGACGTCCAAGCCCGAGTTCATCGATGTCTTCGCGATGATTGGGCGGCTCGGCCGCAGCCTCGGGGTGCACATGTTGCTCGCCAGCCAGCGGCTTGACGAGGGCCGCATCTCGAAGGTCGAGACCCATCTGTCGTACCGGATCGGCCTGCGGACCTTCTCTCCCGGCGAGTCACGCAGCGTGATCGGCGTCCCGGACGCCTACGAGCTGCCGTCGAGCCCCGGCAACGGCTACCTGCGCCCGGACACCCAGACCCTGGTCCGGTTCAAGGGCGCCTACTCCTCGGCCCCGTACCGTCCCGCTCGGCGCCGTACCGCACGGACCGAGGTCGAGCAGCAGGTCATCGCTTTCCACAGCGACTACGTCGAGCCGCCGCAGACGCCGGAGCCCGAGCCGGACCCGGAGCCGGAGCCGGAGATCGCCGAGCGGACCCAGGCGATGATTGACGTGCTGATCGAGCGCCTGGAGGGCATCGGCCCGCGAGCGCACCAGGTGTGGCTGCCGCCGCTGAAGCTCGCCCCGACTCTGGACCAGCTGCTCCCCCCGCTGGTCGACCACCCGCAGCTGGGCCTGCGCCCGGTCGGCGGGCTGGGTACCGGCGCGCTGTCGGTGCCGGTCGGCCTGGTCGACCTGCCGGACCAGCAGCGCCGCGACCTGCTGCTGGCCGACCTGGCCGGGCCACGCGGCAACGTCGCGGTCGTCGGCGGGCCGCAGAGCGGCAAGAGCACCCTGCTCCGCACACTGATCGCCGGGCTCGCACTGACCCACTCGGCCCGCGAGGTCCAGTTCTACTGTCTGGACTTCGGCGGCACGCTGTCCTCGCTGTCGTCGTTGCCGCACGTCGGCAGCGTCGGCGGACGGCTGGACCGGGACCGGGTGACCCGCACCGTGCTCGAGACGACGAACCTGCTCGCCCGGCGCGAGGCGTTGTTCGCCTCGAACGGCATCGACTCGATGGCCACCTACCGGCGGGCCAGGGCGGCCGGCCGGTTCCACGACGAGGACCCCTACGGCGACGTGTTCCTGGTCGTGGACGGCTGGTACACGATCCGCCAGGACTTCGAGACCCTGGAGGACCGGTTCTCCGAGATCGCGGCCCGCGGGCTCAGCTTCGGCGTCCACCTGCTGGTCGCGTCCAGCCGCTGGGCGGAGATGCGCCCCTGGCTGCGCGACGTACTGGGGACCCGCTACGAGCTCCGGCTCGGCGATCCGTCGGACTCCGAGGTCAACGGCCGGTTCGCCGCTACGGTGCCGCAACGCCCCGGCCGCGGCATCACCCCGGACCGGCTGCACTTCCTCACCGCACTACCCCGGATCGACGGTGACCAGCGCACATCGGATCTCGCGGACGCGACGACCGACCTGGCCGACGCCCTCGCCGTCCCCGACGCGCCGACGGCCCCGGCGGTGCGGCTGCTGCCGATGAAGCTGTCGCCTGCGAACCTGCCTGCACCCACCGCCCCGACCTCGACTGCGGAGATGCGGATGCCGCTGGGCATCGAGGACGTCGAGCTCGGGGTACAGTGGCTGGACTTCGACGCGAGCCCGCACCTGATGGTGTTCGGAGACGCCGAGACGGGCAAGACCAGTCTGATGCGGCACATCGCCCGCTCGGTCGTCGCCCATCACGCGCCGGACGAAGCCAAGGTATTGTTTGGCGACGTCCGCCGTGAACTCTACGACGCGGTGCCGGAGGACAACCGGCTCGACTACGCGGTAGGCAACGAAGCGCTTACCGCGGCTGTCGCCAGCGCAGCCGGTTCGCTGGCGAAACGCGTCCCGGGTTCGGAGATCCCGCCGAGCCGGCTGCCGCTGCGCGACTGGTGGACCGGCGTGCGCCTCTACATCATCATCGACGACCTGGAGCTCGTCGAGGGCGGCGGTATGGGCGGTGGCCCGCTCGATCCGCTGCTGCCGCTGATCGCCCAGGGCGCGGACATCGGGCTGCACCTGATCGTCGCGCGCAGTACCTCGGGGGCCAACCGGTCGATGATGAACTCGGTCATGCGCCGGATGTGGGAACTCGGGACGCCAGGGGTCTTGTTCTCGTGCCCACGCGACGAGGGCGCCTTCCTCGGCAACGTCAAGCCGCGAACCCTGCCGACCGGACGAGCCCAGTTCATCAACCGGCGCCGCGGGGTGCGGCTCGTCCAGACCCCGCTACAGGCGGGCGGCTGA
- a CDS encoding NAD/NADP octopine/nopaline dehydrogenase family protein, with product MLNFKSVEDGARLPHNTLATPRISELIGAIDAERLALADAQGVPAVSFPDFLTRSYGVTEGTLSERIQSSYGPLDFPEPDSPSHRYFTEDIPFSMVIWSSLAARIGCPMPLTDAVIDISAVLCGRDWQACARTAGSLGLGGADAAGIVAAFTTKRHHQPSMRQRPSSPGPAATSRGVRPVPMGGGTPTPGVAADQWRGVRLVRRVQRFREPR from the coding sequence CTGCTGAACTTCAAGTCCGTCGAGGACGGTGCCCGACTGCCGCACAACACACTGGCGACCCCGCGGATCTCCGAACTGATCGGCGCCATCGACGCCGAACGACTGGCGCTGGCCGATGCACAGGGAGTACCGGCGGTGAGTTTCCCGGATTTCCTCACCCGGTCCTACGGGGTCACCGAGGGAACGTTGTCCGAGCGCATCCAGAGCAGTTACGGACCGTTGGACTTCCCGGAGCCGGATTCGCCCTCGCACCGGTACTTCACCGAGGACATCCCGTTCAGCATGGTGATCTGGAGCTCGCTCGCCGCCCGGATCGGCTGCCCCATGCCGCTCACCGACGCCGTCATCGACATCAGCGCGGTGCTCTGCGGCCGGGACTGGCAGGCCTGCGCCCGCACCGCCGGCTCGCTGGGCCTGGGCGGCGCGGACGCCGCCGGGATCGTCGCCGCGTTCACGACGAAGCGCCACCACCAGCCGAGCATGCGACAGCGTCCGAGCAGCCCCGGGCCTGCGGCAACGTCACGCGGCGTGCGCCCCGTGCCTATGGGTGGGGGCACCCCCACCCCGGGGGTGGCGGCAGACCAGTGGAGAGGGGTTCGCCTGGTCCGCCGGGTTCAAAGATTTCGTGAGCCACGCTAA
- a CDS encoding 2-dehydropantoate 2-reductase N-terminal domain-containing protein, whose amino-acid sequence MGIVAVLGAGNVGHAIAGHLTLRGHEVRLYSPWSSEFDAIQARGGIGLSGATEGTAMPALLTTGLPAAVAGADVVVVAVPAFAHRELDGGLAGIAEPEQLVLYQPSALDSGLELARSFTAAGRKPCLIAVTATSLYTCRLQGPAEVYIGSIKPSVRIGATPSDAVAEIRDRLAHYFDDRYVPDIDALTVGHSRIGAVYHVPRRC is encoded by the coding sequence GTGGGAATCGTGGCCGTACTCGGCGCCGGCAATGTCGGGCATGCGATCGCGGGTCATCTGACCCTTCGCGGTCACGAGGTCCGCCTCTACTCGCCGTGGTCGTCGGAGTTCGACGCGATCCAGGCCCGCGGCGGGATCGGGTTGTCCGGTGCCACTGAGGGCACCGCGATGCCCGCCCTGCTGACCACCGGGCTACCGGCAGCGGTGGCGGGGGCGGACGTGGTCGTGGTCGCGGTCCCGGCCTTCGCCCACCGCGAGCTCGACGGTGGGCTCGCCGGGATCGCCGAACCCGAGCAACTGGTGCTGTACCAGCCCAGCGCGCTGGACAGCGGCCTCGAACTCGCCAGGAGCTTCACGGCAGCCGGACGCAAGCCCTGCCTGATCGCCGTGACGGCGACCAGCCTCTACACCTGCCGGCTGCAGGGGCCCGCCGAGGTCTACATCGGTTCGATCAAGCCGAGCGTCCGGATCGGCGCCACGCCGTCGGACGCGGTGGCCGAGATCCGCGACCGGCTCGCGCACTACTTCGACGACCGCTACGTCCCCGACATCGACGCGCTCACCGTCGGCCACTCCCGGATCGGCGCGGTCTATCACGTCCCCCGGCGCTGCTGA
- the idi gene encoding isopentenyl-diphosphate Delta-isomerase, which translates to MDATGSGLSSMNVKRENDSSMIEYVVLLDEHFAPIGTAPKAVVHTTETPLHLAFSCYVFDMDGRILITRRALGKKAWPGVWSNSFCGHPGPGEDPEGALRRRGAQELGMTVSEPSVALADFRYEAQDVSGIVENEFCPVWTATVSSDPRPVVDEVCEWRWIDWRVLIEPFPVGAG; encoded by the coding sequence ATGGACGCGACCGGGAGCGGGTTGTCGAGTATGAACGTGAAGCGCGAGAACGACTCGTCCATGATTGAGTACGTGGTGCTTCTCGACGAGCATTTCGCGCCGATCGGCACCGCTCCGAAGGCGGTCGTGCACACCACGGAAACTCCGCTCCACCTCGCCTTCTCCTGCTATGTATTCGATATGGACGGCCGTATCTTGATTACCCGGCGGGCGCTCGGCAAGAAGGCGTGGCCCGGCGTCTGGTCCAATTCTTTCTGCGGCCATCCCGGCCCGGGAGAAGACCCGGAGGGTGCACTCCGTCGGAGAGGGGCGCAGGAGCTCGGTATGACGGTCAGTGAGCCCAGTGTCGCCCTGGCTGACTTTCGGTACGAAGCCCAGGATGTCAGTGGAATTGTCGAGAACGAGTTCTGTCCGGTGTGGACTGCCACGGTAAGCTCCGACCCCCGCCCGGTGGTGGACGAGGTCTGCGAATGGCGGTGGATCGACTGGCGGGTACTCATTGAGCCTTTCCCAGTAGGTGCTGGTTGA
- a CDS encoding IS5 family transposase codes for MLAEPADHALGRSRGGLSTKIHQLVDGHGRPLVVLLGPGQGGDSPMFPHLMAHLSIARPGPGRPRTRPERVRADKAYSSRAIRRHLRERRIIAVIPEPSDQQGHRKRRGSRGGRPPAFDPVDYRNRNVVERGFCHVKQWRGLATRYDKLALTFRGGAVLKAIVTWLRALGDTP; via the coding sequence CTGCTCGCCGAACCAGCAGATCACGCGCTGGGACGGTCCCGCGGAGGGCTGTCGACGAAGATCCACCAGCTCGTTGACGGGCACGGCCGCCCGCTGGTGGTCCTCCTCGGCCCCGGCCAGGGCGGCGACTCGCCAATGTTTCCGCACCTGATGGCGCACCTGAGCATCGCCCGACCGGGCCCGGGACGACCCCGGACCCGGCCCGAACGCGTGCGCGCGGACAAGGCCTACTCCTCACGCGCGATCCGCCGGCACCTGCGCGAGCGCCGGATCATCGCTGTCATTCCGGAGCCCTCTGACCAGCAGGGACACCGCAAACGACGCGGCTCACGCGGCGGCCGACCGCCCGCATTCGATCCGGTCGACTACCGAAACCGCAACGTCGTCGAGCGCGGGTTCTGCCACGTCAAGCAGTGGCGCGGGCTGGCCACCCGTTACGACAAGCTCGCCCTGACCTTCCGCGGCGGCGCCGTCCTGAAGGCAATCGTCACCTGGCTCCGCGCATTGGGAGACACACCCTAG
- a CDS encoding IS5 family transposase, protein MPRTAVLTDAQWARLAPLLPSSEGRRGRPFRDDRRVIEGIIYRYRCGLPWRDAPAEFGPWQTLWKRHRRYSGDGTWDHILAALLIEADAAEVLGWAVSVDSTIIRAHQHAATLKRDTGGRIELHESARRTSRSRAGTVPRRAVDEDPPAR, encoded by the coding sequence GTGCCGCGTACCGCTGTCCTGACTGATGCCCAGTGGGCCCGTCTGGCGCCGCTGTTGCCCTCCTCCGAGGGTCGTCGCGGGCGCCCGTTCCGCGATGACCGCCGGGTGATCGAGGGGATCATCTACCGGTATCGGTGCGGGCTTCCCTGGCGCGACGCCCCAGCCGAGTTCGGGCCGTGGCAGACGTTGTGGAAGCGGCACCGCCGCTACAGCGGCGACGGCACCTGGGACCACATCCTGGCTGCTCTTCTGATCGAGGCCGACGCCGCCGAGGTGCTCGGGTGGGCGGTCAGCGTGGACTCCACGATCATCCGTGCCCACCAGCACGCCGCGACCCTCAAGCGCGACACAGGGGGCCGGATCGAACTACACGAATCTGCTCGCCGAACCAGCAGATCACGCGCTGGGACGGTCCCGCGGAGGGCTGTCGACGAAGATCCACCAGCTCGTTGA
- the mycP gene encoding type VII secretion-associated serine protease mycosin, which produces MTRRVLGMVLAVALGLGLAAGGAPPAQAHGPVPAQPQEGCLPPPPANSPDVPWSQQQLRPERAWELTQGAGVVVAIVDSGVDGSIPQLRDRVLPGVDITGGGAANSDCVGHGTFVAGIVAAAVRPDTGFAGVAPEATILPVRITRTADSGEVDALALAEGIRTAVDRGARVINVSASTTSAPPGLRSAVEHAAARDVVLVASAANGAEAGDLATFPATLPSVLAVGAVDAEGKHAQFSQTGPHLALAAPGVDVIGLGPGGPGHWEGSGTSFAAPFVSGTAALIRAYHPELSAVQVAERLKATATAPAAALPDPALGWGVVDPVAAVSALLPAENSGDRAEAVLAPFAPAPPDHLPAIIASVLAVTTAMLVVVGAGLSVRLGHQGRRRSWRPARVLRPDRSIPAAEDRSGTAANVTERPGDTHAVRDTSETVARGR; this is translated from the coding sequence GTGACCCGCCGGGTGCTCGGGATGGTGCTCGCGGTCGCGCTCGGTCTCGGGCTGGCTGCCGGGGGAGCGCCGCCCGCGCAGGCGCACGGGCCCGTCCCTGCACAGCCCCAGGAGGGCTGTCTCCCGCCACCACCGGCGAACAGCCCCGACGTCCCGTGGTCCCAGCAGCAGCTCCGGCCGGAACGGGCCTGGGAGCTGACCCAGGGAGCCGGCGTCGTCGTCGCCATCGTGGACTCCGGTGTGGATGGTTCGATCCCGCAGCTGCGAGACCGCGTCCTGCCCGGTGTGGACATCACCGGGGGCGGGGCGGCGAACTCGGACTGTGTCGGGCACGGCACGTTCGTCGCGGGCATCGTGGCTGCGGCGGTCCGGCCGGACACCGGGTTCGCCGGGGTCGCCCCGGAGGCCACGATCCTGCCGGTCCGGATCACCCGCACCGCGGACTCCGGCGAGGTCGATGCGCTCGCCCTCGCCGAGGGGATCCGGACGGCGGTCGATCGGGGCGCCCGGGTGATCAACGTGTCGGCGAGCACGACGTCCGCGCCGCCGGGGCTGCGCTCCGCGGTGGAACACGCCGCCGCCCGGGACGTCGTGCTGGTCGCCTCCGCCGCGAACGGCGCGGAGGCCGGTGACCTGGCCACCTTCCCGGCGACGCTGCCGTCGGTGCTGGCGGTCGGCGCCGTCGACGCCGAGGGCAAGCACGCCCAGTTCTCCCAGACCGGGCCGCACCTGGCGCTGGCCGCACCGGGCGTCGACGTGATCGGGCTCGGCCCTGGCGGGCCGGGGCACTGGGAGGGCAGCGGCACCAGCTTCGCCGCCCCGTTCGTCAGCGGCACCGCCGCGCTGATCCGGGCCTACCATCCGGAGCTGTCGGCGGTCCAAGTCGCAGAGCGGCTCAAAGCTACCGCGACCGCGCCGGCAGCGGCGCTGCCGGACCCGGCCCTGGGCTGGGGTGTGGTCGATCCGGTGGCCGCGGTGTCCGCCCTCCTCCCCGCCGAGAACTCGGGCGATCGGGCCGAAGCGGTGCTGGCCCCGTTCGCGCCCGCGCCGCCGGATCACCTACCGGCGATCATCGCATCGGTACTGGCCGTCACGACGGCGATGCTGGTCGTCGTCGGAGCGGGGCTGTCGGTCCGTCTGGGACATCAGGGTCGTCGGCGCTCCTGGAGACCGGCCCGGGTGCTGCGCCCGGACCGCTCGATACCGGCAGCGGAAGACCGGAGCGGGACCGCGGCGAACGTGACAGAGAGGCCAGGTGACACGCATGCGGTTCGCGACACGTCAGAAACTGTTGCACGCGGTCGCTGA